DNA sequence from the Methanofollis formosanus genome:
GATCTTCATGTGCGTCCGGCCGCAGGGGCAGGTGCCGCGGCTCACCACCCGGCTCCAGTCCTCGGTGTCGTAGTTGAGGAGGAGGGTGCCGGCTTTTCCGCCGGGAGGGAGAAGGGTGGTAAGGACGAGACGGCCCTCTTCTCCGTCTCTGACGAAACGCCGGAGCGCCGGGTCGTACAGGTCAACGTGGACGAGGTCTTCAGGACAGTGCAGACCGTTTTTGACCTGGCACTCCCCGCACATGGTGCCTTCGGTGGAGCCGTAAGTGTTGTAGACTTCGCAGCCCCAGACCTTCTCCAGGTGGGCCCGCGACTCCGCGGCAAACCCTTCGCCGCCGATGACCAGCCTCTGCACCCCTGAATCCTGCGGCTCGATCCCTTCCGCCCTGAGCCGCCGGGCAAGCCTGAGAAGTTTGAAGACGCTTCCGACGATGGCGGTGGGGTGGTAGTTCCTGACCACCCTGACCGGGAAGGTGCATTTTCCTTCCGGGATGACGGCGACACCCATGTCCCGTGCGGCGAGGGTCATGGTGTTCGCCCCGATGTTCATCCCGTAGGAAGTGCAGAGGACAAGGCGGTCGCCCGTGCCGATCCCCTGGGCGGTGAAGGCCCTGGCATATTTCTCGGCATATCGTTCCCAGTCTTCCCAGGTGAGGAAGAAAGTCTTGGGCACGCCGCTCGTCCCGCTCGTCTCGTGCACGGTGAACACTTCGTCCCATTTCACCGAGCGGAAGGCGAAGTCGGCGGCGGCCGGCGGTTGGTGTTCCCTGATCACCTGGCCCGAGATGACCGGGAGGTCGAGGAGATCTTCGTGGCAGGTGACGGCGGCCGGATCGATCTGCTCTTCTGCAAACCATTTTTTGTAGAAGGAGGAATGTTCGGCGGCGTACCTGACGGTGTAGCGGATGCGCTCGTCGACGAGGGCGTCGAGGTCGCCCCGATCCATCGTCTCGGTCGTCTCGTCCCAGTATCTCCGTGCCATCAACCCCCCGGGAGGCGCGTGAGGTTATAGCATTTTGGGCAGTGGGAAAATCCTTGATGACGCTCGTCACAGCAGGACTGCAGGTGGATGCACACCCCAACTGCCGCCCCCGGAACCCCCACGACGAAGATAGGGCCGGGAAGGCAGAGGCCCGATCATTCAGGAGATGCATCTGCAATCTGTGTATCAGTCCTGAAGGTGTTTGGTGGATTCAAACCATTATGCAAACACAGAGAGATAATCATCAGGATCATTTTCATGGTATACCATCCTCTTTTCATCACCTCAGCCCCCCTGTGACCTTTCATCCATCGCCTTCCCTCATGCTCACGACAGGGGGAGAGTCCCCAGCCCCCCAGGATGAAGATTGGGGCGGAAGGCGGAGAAATGACCATGAAAGAGGGGTTGCAGTCTCCCGCCTATCTTCGTGCGGGGGGTTCGGGGGGCGGCAAGCCCCCCGTCGAAGAGAACCATCAAGATGATTTACCATGAAAATGATCCAGACGATCCTCTCTTCAGGTTTTCATGAGAGTTTGAACTCGTCATATCACGTTGAAGCCGATACGCAGAGGATAGAAAATTCTTCTAATGGATAGGCCGCCCCCATCGACGAGATTTCCCTGCCATCTCGCGCCGGGGGGAAACCCCCCGGACCCCCCACGACGAAGATAGGGACGGGGCGGCGATGGAGCGAGGTATCAACCTGTTCTCCTGTCTTGAAAAGAGAGAGAAAGCAAACGACGAGAAATTTTCATCATGTATGCTTGAGACCCCCTCTCGCCCCATGCAGAATTATACACAGCCGAAATCTTTGCTTTCTCTCTCATACGTTCTATCTTCTCCACCCGGAGAGTCCATCAGGGAAGAAGATGAGAGAGTACGGCATGGAGCATGGGTATGTGCGGGTGAAGATCTGCGGAGTGACGAGGCCGGGAGTGAAGGATCCCGCACTGGTCAGAGCCTTTGTTGCCGCGGTGAAGGGATGAACGTCCGGTCCCGCACGACCTGCCGCACGGCATAACCTTCGTTTCCGAGGGAAGCGTCCAGGTAGACCGTCTCGTCGGGGGTGATCCGGATCACGTTGAGGTCTGCCGGGAAGGCGGCGAGCGCTTCTCTCGTGAGACCACGGAGGGCGAGCGCCTCCTCGTACCCCGGTTCGCCCGGCCTGATCACCTCGACGCTGCCGGTGAGTTGCATGCCGCGCACGTCCTCCATGGAGGTGTGGGGATCGTAGACCGCGACCGAGGCGCGGGGGTTCTGGACCAGATGAGCGAACTTCGCCCCGCCCTCGCTGTAGATATAGATCTGCCCATCGGCGTAGTGGTAGTCGACCGGGGTGGCCCGCACCGCTTTTTCGTGGCCGGTGGCCAGCACACATTCCGAATGGGCGCTGAGGAAGCGGTCGGCCCTGGCCCTGAGTTCCTCTTCGGGCATCAGGTCGATACACTCCAGTTTCTCGCGCAGGGCCAGGGCATATGCTGCGACCGCTTTTAGATCGAGAAGGTCGCGGTCCTGCAGGATGAACCCGGTCCTCTTCCCGTAAAAGGTGAGGGCATTTCTGTCGTCACGGTCGAGGTCGGCGGTTCTGAGTCGTCCGCCGAAGGCGACGGCCGGCACATCCTCGCCGAGGAAGGTGCGCAGTCCCGTGAGGTACGTCCGTCCCCTGTGGAGTTTGATGCAGGTGCAGAAGAGGGCCACCGGTTTTTCCCGCAGCCACGAGGCGTTGGTCTCAACAAACCGCCGGATCGAGGGGGCGACCTCACCATTGTAGATGGGAGTGCCGATCACAAAGAGGTCGGAGGACTTCAGGTCCTCTGAGAACGTCTCGGGCCGGCACGTCCTCGACGGCCCGAGGACGAGGGCGAACGCCCTGGCCACCTCGGCCGTCGTCCCGTATTTGCTCTCATAGACGACACATGTCCTGAGCATGAGGCCCCTTCTGCCGTGTGCCCTCATAAATACTCTGGCGTCTCAGGGAGTCCGGATCTGCACGACCCCCCCCGGGAAATAAGATCCGCTCTGTTGAATCAGGCACGAACCCCGGGCCCGTGCCCGATTCGACAGAGCCGGAAGAAAGACCTTTGATCCGGGTGAGGATTCACATCCCGAATACCGTCGGAATACGATCACAGTACCCGCGCGGCATGCCCCCGCCTCACGCCGGATTCTCCCGCGCCAAAAAAAGAATTATGCATGAAGGCCGGCGATCGCCGCATCGACGATCGCGCCCAGGCCCTCGACATCCCAGCGCTCGGAACTGAGCACCAGGTCATAGACCGAGAAGTCGTCGATATCGATCCCATAGTAGGAAAGGTAACGGCCCCTCTCGCAGACCTGCCTCTCCTCGGTATGCCTGCGTGCGTCATCCTCTCCCTCTCCGTCCCGCGACGATATCCTGGTCGTCCGGCACTCGAACGACGCCGACAGCCATATCTTCAGGTCCGCGTTCGAGACCATCCAGCCCGAAAGCCTCCCCTCGGCCACGATATTGTCCTCAGCCTCGGCCGTCTCTTTCTGGCGCGCATCGATGAGTTTGTCCACCGCAGCGTCAGATTCGGCAAGTTTCCCGAACTCGGCAAGACTCATCCCGCGCTCACTGGCAAGCGCCCGAAACATCTCACCGGCCGAGATTACCCTGAGCCCGTGTTTTTCAGCAAGGTACCGGGCAAGCGACGTCGTCCCGCTGCCCGGCGGCCCGCTGATCGTGATCCGCATCTACAGTCCCCCGATATTCAACGATTTTCTGATCACCTGACTGATCGCAATCGAACAGATCATGTACCACAGGATCCAGATCGGGAAGAACCCGAGGACCACGTCCATGAAATTCAGCGTTCCCGCATAGGGGAGCGTCATCGTCTGCTCGACACTCGGCAGACGGAAGAGCAGCCAGAAGAAGATCGGCACCGTCAGAATAAGGATAAACGCCATCGGCTTGAACTGCTGCTTGGACAGTTCCATCTGCTCCTGCATCATCCGGTCCCTCTTCGCCTCAAGTTTCTTCAGCTTCTTCTCGTCGCCACCGAGTTGCGCCTCACGGAACTCCTTCTGGAACTCCTTCATCCTCCCCTGGACCCGCTGCATCTTCTCATAGTCGATGGTATACTTCTGGATCAGCGAGGAGTACAGACCGGTGATCGCCGAGAGGATCATAATCAGCACAAAGAACGGGATGCCATAGACGTCCACGAGATGCCCGAAGATCATATCCATTGCACCGCCGACGCCTTCCCTCACCCACGGGATGCCGTACGAGACCATCAGCACCAGCGTAAGGGCGATCAAGATTATGCTGCTACGATCCTTAGCCGCCATCCCTCACCTCAGAACCTGGGTCATCGCCTCGACCGCCCGGTCGAGGAGGTAGTTGTCATTCCTGACGATCTGGACCGTGCACCCGGTCATCATCGCGTACGCCGCCGCAAAGGCGCGGTTGATCCCCTGATGCTCCGCGATGGACCGGCTGCCCTCGGGGTCGCGCCGGCGACTCTCGTCACCCATCCGGCGCATCAGGATCTGATCGTCGTCGGTCTCGACCAGCACCACGATGTCGGGATGAAGCTCGGCGAGCACCCACTCGGGCAGACCCGGAAGATATCCTCCCGGCGTCTTCACCGAGGCATGCGTATCGATGATGATGTTCCCTTCCATCTCACCGATCCGCTTTCCGGCGAGCCGCTGAAGTTCCTTCTGGACATCCTTATCAAGGGTCCGCATCTGGTCGCGGTCCTCGACATGCCCCTCCGCCTTCGCGGTCTCAAACATACAGGTGCCAAAATTGACGGCTTTGTAGGGGGTACCCTCCTCTGCAAGCCGCTTCATCGATTCCTCGATCACCGTGGTCTTGCCCACACCAGGCACACCGGTGATCACCACTCTCTTTCCGGTCATTCACTCTCTCCCGAAGAACTGCCGCATGAACGGGTACATCTCCATAATCTGCTCGCTTGCCACTTCTTCGTACAGGCGGTAGGTGATACTGACCGTCAGCAACAGTCCGGTACCAGTTACTCCACCTATCACACCAAAGAGGTTTGCAAACACACTCAACAGACCGATGAGCACACCGCCGATGACCGTGACCCTCGGGATGTAGCGGTCGAGGTACTTGATCAGCACCTGCGTGTTCCGCCGGTACCCGGGGATCTGCATCCCGGACATCTGGATCTGTCTGGCGACATGACTCGAGTCGAGACCCGCCGTCTTCACCCAGAAGAGCGCGAAGACCGCACCGCCGACGACCATGAATGTGAAATCGATCCCGAGCCTGAGCATGACCTCCCAGGGAGCATGCCCCAGGTCGTGGACCCACCACATCCAGTCCTGCGGACTGTTGATCGGGGCCAGGAAATACATCAGACCATCGACCGGCGTCTGGTTCTCAAACCGGCCGAGCACCGTGATACCGATATTGGAGAGGAACATCCCGAACATCTGGATGTTCGCCTGGAGCACCCTCACCAGAATCATCGGCAGAACGGACGCGTAGATGAGTTTCACCGGGAAACGCGCCCTGGCGCCCCTGACCCGTGCATGGGCGAGCGGGATCTCGATCCTCGTCGACTCCACATAGACGACGATCAGGAATATCGCGATCGTCGTCACAAACGCCAGGAGGTCAGCCCCGAAGTACTGGAGATAATTTCCGCCGGAGACGCCAATCGCAAAGAGCCTGGGGAAGAAACCCACCGGATAGGGGTCGGCCACTGCTTCCCAGTTCAAGAAGCCGTTGATGAGACTCTGGGAGATACCGGCAATGATAAAGAGCCCCACACCAGAGCCCAGACCCCACTTGGTGACCACCTCATCCATGAGGAAGATCAGCACCCCACCCAGACAGATCTGCAGGAAGATCAGGAACGAGACCGCAGCCGCACTCCCTCCGAAGAGCGCCTGGGCTATTTCCATGTCGGGGCGCATAAAACCGCCGAAAAGGTTCGGTGCCGCCTCCAGGACGATCATGACGAAGATCAAGAGCTTCTGGAGCCCCATGTACATGATCTGTCCGCGCGCCTCAGAGGTATCGATCTGGATCAGGTCCGCACCCTTCAGGAGCTGGAGCACGATGGACGCCGTCACGATCGGCCCGATACCCAGGTGCACAATAGACCCGCTCGCACCGGCAAGAAGGGCACGGAAGTACAGGAATGTGTCCTGGGAGCTGGGGTCGAGACCGAAGACAGGAATATTGGTCAAGAAGAAGTACAGCAACAGGATTGCAGCGGTCCACACCAACTTGTTCTTGAAGTGGACGTGACCCTCCGGAGACTTTACCGCCGGCATCGCCGCCAGCAAAGGCTCCATTCTATCCAGCAGATTCCCCATGTGGTTCCCACCAAAAAATGAGGGGCTCAGTCGGTCAGTGCCTGACCGCCGGCCGCCTCAATCTTATCTTTAGCCTGCGCTGAAAACGCCGCCGCGGTCAGTTTCAGAGCACGGGTGACCTGCCCGCCGCCGAGGACCTTCTCGACCCCAATCTCGGTGAGGTCGAGGGCGATGACACCCTCTTCTTCCTCGGCGATCCCGATCTGGAGGAGGAAATCGACCATCTGGTCGACATCCCCGACGTCCAGCACCGGGACCGTTGTCTTGGTGACACTGACGAAACCGTGCTTACCGTTGTGGACCTCACCTGCGAGGAGGAAATGGGTCCAGCGGTGGTCACGGTGTCCGGCCCGTCCTTTACCGCCGCGGTTACCCGCACCACGGCGGTTCTTGTGCGTCCCGCCACCGCAGGTCTTGGAACCGCGGTACTTTGAGCGTGTGTTTGTGGGCATCGTCTTCACCTCATCCTGTAGAGGAGATCGTTGATCTCCTCACCGTAGTTTCCAAGCGCCCCGCCCTGCTGGAAGGTGCGCTTGATCGTCCGGTACCCTTTGCGCGGGGGGTGGAGACGCAGGACAGGCTTGAGTTCAGGGATGTCCTGCATCATCGCCTCGCCCTTGCAGAGCGCCGCCGCAAACTCCTCGATACTCCCATACTGGGAGTGCTCGCTGACGTACTCGTCGGTGAATTTTACGTCCCCGGCCAGACGGCCGCGGGTCGAGAGGAGCGTCGCAACGGTCCGCTCGTCCACCTCACCATAGGCGACATAGTCCTTGACCTTCCTGATCATCCCCAGATATGCGGGGGTGTCAGGAACCAGGACGCAGTGGTTGATGTGGTGGAGACGGAGCATCTTGAGCGTGTCCTTGATGTCGCGGCGGGTGTTCACGACGCCGCGTACCTGCACGACTGCAAACATTTTACTCTGCCCCTCCAGTCCGGATCATGTTCGTTGCCTTCAGCGCATGGAAGGTCGCCTTGGCATAGTTGATGGTCGTCCGGGTGTTTCCGCTTGAGAAGGCCCAGACATCCTTGACACCGGCGAAGTCGAGCACCTTTCTGCCGATCTCACCGGTGACCAGACCGATCCCCTGCGGTGCCGGCATCAGCGTCACCTTGACACTGCCGGCCTTGCCCTTGACCTGCACCGGGATGGAGTGCTTGGTTCCACACCCGCACTCCCAGCTCCCGCAGCCGCGGCGTACCTTGATGATGTTGGTCTTTGCATTATCAATTGCCTTTCGGATTGCGTTTCCGACCTGCGCGTCCTTGGCCTGTCCCAGACCGATGTACCCGTCGTGGTTCCCGACGATAACAACGGCCCTGAACTTGACACGCCTGCCAGAGTCGGTCATCCGCTGGACCATCGAGATGTCGATGACCTCGTCGTCCAGATCAGGGAGGAAGGCATCGACGATCTGAGCCTCCCGAATGGGCTTTCCGCTCTCGAGCACCTCGTCGATGCTCGCGATCTCGCCTGCCGCAACGGCACGGCCGAGCCCGGTCAGCGGGATCCAGGGTTCCTGTTCGTATGCCATTTCACTCCAGCTCCTTCATGATGGCCTCTGCCACTTCTTCAACGTTCTCGACAAGGTTCCCGGCTCTTTCAGGAGCATATGCTGCAATGACCGAACCGCTGGTCCGCTCGTCGTCCGGGAGGATCTCCTCACCGTGCGGGATCTCAAGCCCCGCATTGACCGCACCCTTGAGTGCGGCGAAGACCCGGGCGCCCGACTGTGCGCGCGCAAGCCCGATGTCGAGGACCGCCTCGTCGTAGCCTGCTGCAAGAGCCTTCTTCGCAAAGAGCATCCCGGTCAGGTAGGCCGCCGGAGTGCTCGACGTCGAACCCTCGTAGCCAAGACCGATCAGTTCCTTGGAGTAGGCCGAGATCAGAGTCTGGTCTCCCTGTTCAGCGGGCACGACCAGCTGACAGATGATCTGGCGGTTGGTCTTGCGGACGACCATCCGGGGGGTCTCGGAGAGAAGGAGTTTCACCCGTGCATAATAATCGGTCCGACCCTCTTTCCTCCTGCGGAATGGAACAAAATACCGTGCTCCGGTCGCCATAGTTACTCAACCCTCCCTTTGGTAATCATCTCAATGTGGGTTTTCAGATGTGCCCGGCTCCTGAACTGGCCACCTGCGGCCCGCCGGTACAGACGGCGGTAGGTGTGGCGGTCGATGGTGCCGTCATCCCGCATCTCGCGGAGCGTACCTCTGATACCCCGAATTCTCTGCATCCACTGGCTCTTCGACGGGTTGCGGGCTCCGGCCTTCCCTTTCCTCCGGCCGTATCCCTTCTTGTGACCGTACGAGCGCTTGGCGGTGCGGATCCGTGCACGGCCGCGGCTGATGCCCTTCACCGGCGCTGCCTTGATCACACCCTCTCCGACGAGTTCGCGGATCTCGGCGCGCGAGATCGCGGACTCGATGTCGGAGAGGCGCGTGGGATCGAACCTGACGCGGTTGACCCCGCAGTTGAGTACCGCCGCTGCAAGCCGCTTCTGGGTTGAAAGATCACTCATCTGCTTCAACCTCCTCAACGTCCTCTTCGACAGCCTCTTCAACCGGCGCCTTCGAGAGGTCCTTTGCGTTCAACACTTTCAGCCCGGCCTCAAGGGCCTTCTGCTGGATATCGATCCGCTTCTTCTTCCCGACGCCGCTGGCGATCCGAACCGCCTGCTCCTCCGGGTTGAGCCCTTCGAGCTCGGCCGGGTTGTTGACCAGCACCTCGAAGTAGCCGCTCGGGTGCATGCCGCGCACCGCCAGTGGGGCATTGTATCCAGCCTGCGGCTGTGCGCCCTTTGCCCTGTACTGTCTCCGCTGCTTGCTGGTCAGACCGCGCGGTCTTCTCCAGGTGTCCTTCAGTTTCTTCTTCGAGTGGAGACACTGGCGCTGGAACTTGCATCCGGTCTTCTGGGACCGGACACGGATTAACCGAATCTTTTCGTCTGCCATGTCCATCACGCCTTCTGCACCATGTATATTCCGTCCTGGAAGACCCGCGTATCGCGCTTACGGACTTTGGTTGCCCGCTCGATCTTCGCTGCGGTCGCCCCGACACGCTCTTTGTCGATGCCGGTGATGGTCAGTTCGTCGTTGCCGATCTTGACCGTCACGCCAGGGAGGACCTTTGCGATCCTCGGCTGCTTCTCCCCAAGGAAGTTGTTGATGGAGAGGAGATCGCCCTGGAGCTTGATCTGGATCGGGAAGTGAGCATAGACCACCTTCATGTGGTACTCAAAGCCCTTCGTGACACCCTCGACCATATTCTGGATGTGGGACGCATAGGTGCCGATCATGGCGACGATGCGCCTCCTGGTCGATTCGGTGGAGACGACGACTTCACTGTCCTCAAGGACAATGGAGACGCCAGGGTAACGCATGTCACGTGAGATCTCGCCCTTCGGGCCCTTCACCGCGACGGTGAAACCCTCGATCGAGACCGTGACCCCCTCAGGGATCGCTACTCTCTTCTCAGTTGTCATTCTCCTCCACCTCAGTACACATATCCCACCAGTTCGCCGCCGATACCGTCACGGCGGGCCTGATCGTGCGACATGACACCCTTCGAAGTCGAGATCATGAGGAGCCCGAAGCCCTTTGCCGGAAGATACCTCGTCTCCCACGACTCCATCTCTTCGAGAGTCGTGGCAAAGCGCGGGGTGATCGCACCGCAGCGGTTGATCCGACCGATGAGGGTGACCTTGAACTGGCCGCCACGGCCGTCCTCAACGTATTCGAACTCGCCGATGTAGCCGGCTTCTTGCATGAGCCCGAGCATGGCGCCAAGGAGCTTGCTCGCGGGTTCGACGATGACTGAGGACTTCCCGCCGTCGCTGGCGTTCTTGATGGCGCTCATCGCATCTGCAATCGTGTTCAGTCGTGCCATTTCACTCCACCTCAGTTCATCTTCTTAAAGCCCATCCTGGGGGCCCACTCACGGAAGCACTGCCGGCAGAACATGATGTTGTACCTGCGGACGAGACCTTGCTTCCTGCCACAGATCCGGCACTCGTTTGCGCCGCGTCCGAAATTTTTCTTCTGTTCTTTGTCTGCCATCACTGCACCTCCATGCCATACCGCTCGGTCATAAAGGCAACCGCTTCGTCACGAGTGACGCACTGCTTTGCCGGAAGTTTTCGGCGTGCGATCATCCTGCGTGCGATCCTGATGCCCTTCTTCTCAAGGATGACGTTGACGTCCATCCCGTAGATCCCGATCTGCGGGTCGTAGGACTGTCCCGGGAAATCGGTGTGTTCTTCGATACCAAAGGAGAAGTTGCCCTGGTTGTCGAAGGCTGATGCGGAGAGTCTCCTCTCGACGATATCGAACGCCGTCTGGACAAACTCTTCGGCCTTCTGGCCCCTGAGGGTTACCTTGGCACCGATCGGCGCGCCTTTCCGGACCCCAAAGGCCGGCTGCGTCTTCTTGGCGAAGGCACGCACGGGCTCGGCCCCGGTGATCGCACGGATGATGTTCTCACCGTTGACAAGCCTCTCACCGCTCTCGCCGACACCCATGTGCACGACGACTTTGTCGATGTGAAGTTCCTGCATCGGGTTCGTCATCAGTCCTCAATCCCCCATTCGGTGATCACAGGCGTCTCACGACCGATCATGAAGATATATCCCTCGACCGTCTCGAAAGACTCCTGGTTCTCGTCTTCAAGGATGACCCGGTTCGGGATGCTGCCCGGAACCGTTCTGATCTCGGCGATCGTGCCGATCCTGCCGGAGTGCTTCCCGCCGATGACCATCGCGACGTTCCCGACCGCAAAGGGGAAGTGGTCCACGATCTTGAACCGCTCCTCGCCCTCGCCGAGGGTAAGGACAACCGAGTCCTTGGGCTTGTAGGTGTTGTCGGCAAGGA
Encoded proteins:
- a CDS encoding 50S ribosomal protein L5, yielding MTNPMQELHIDKVVVHMGVGESGERLVNGENIIRAITGAEPVRAFAKKTQPAFGVRKGAPIGAKVTLRGQKAEEFVQTAFDIVERRLSASAFDNQGNFSFGIEEHTDFPGQSYDPQIGIYGMDVNVILEKKGIRIARRMIARRKLPAKQCVTRDEAVAFMTERYGMEVQ
- a CDS encoding 30S ribosomal protein S14, which produces MADKEQKKNFGRGANECRICGRKQGLVRRYNIMFCRQCFREWAPRMGFKKMN
- a CDS encoding 50S ribosomal protein L18 encodes the protein MATGARYFVPFRRRKEGRTDYYARVKLLLSETPRMVVRKTNRQIICQLVVPAEQGDQTLISAYSKELIGLGYEGSTSSTPAAYLTGMLFAKKALAAGYDEAVLDIGLARAQSGARVFAALKGAVNAGLEIPHGEEILPDDERTSGSVIAAYAPERAGNLVENVEEVAEAIMKELE
- the cmk gene encoding (d)CMP kinase, encoding MRITISGPPGSGTTSLARYLAEKHGLRVISAGEMFRALASERGMSLAEFGKLAESDAAVDKLIDARQKETAEAEDNIVAEGRLSGWMVSNADLKIWLSASFECRTTRISSRDGEGEDDARRHTEERQVCERGRYLSYYGIDIDDFSVYDLVLSSERWDVEGLGAIVDAAIAGLHA
- a CDS encoding DUF106 domain-containing protein; this translates as MAAKDRSSIILIALTLVLMVSYGIPWVREGVGGAMDMIFGHLVDVYGIPFFVLIMILSAITGLYSSLIQKYTIDYEKMQRVQGRMKEFQKEFREAQLGGDEKKLKKLEAKRDRMMQEQMELSKQQFKPMAFILILTVPIFFWLLFRLPSVEQTMTLPYAGTLNFMDVVLGFFPIWILWYMICSIAISQVIRKSLNIGGL
- a CDS encoding 30S ribosomal protein S5, whose protein sequence is MAYEQEPWIPLTGLGRAVAAGEIASIDEVLESGKPIREAQIVDAFLPDLDDEVIDISMVQRMTDSGRRVKFRAVVIVGNHDGYIGLGQAKDAQVGNAIRKAIDNAKTNIIKVRRGCGSWECGCGTKHSIPVQVKGKAGSVKVTLMPAPQGIGLVTGEIGRKVLDFAGVKDVWAFSSGNTRTTINYAKATFHALKATNMIRTGGAE
- a CDS encoding 50S ribosomal protein L30 — protein: MFAVVQVRGVVNTRRDIKDTLKMLRLHHINHCVLVPDTPAYLGMIRKVKDYVAYGEVDERTVATLLSTRGRLAGDVKFTDEYVSEHSQYGSIEEFAAALCKGEAMMQDIPELKPVLRLHPPRKGYRTIKRTFQQGGALGNYGEEINDLLYRMR
- a CDS encoding 50S ribosomal protein L19e, translating into MSDLSTQKRLAAAVLNCGVNRVRFDPTRLSDIESAISRAEIRELVGEGVIKAAPVKGISRGRARIRTAKRSYGHKKGYGRRKGKAGARNPSKSQWMQRIRGIRGTLREMRDDGTIDRHTYRRLYRRAAGGQFRSRAHLKTHIEMITKGRVE
- a CDS encoding 50S ribosomal protein L32e, whose amino-acid sequence is MADEKIRLIRVRSQKTGCKFQRQCLHSKKKLKDTWRRPRGLTSKQRRQYRAKGAQPQAGYNAPLAVRGMHPSGYFEVLVNNPAELEGLNPEEQAVRIASGVGKKKRIDIQQKALEAGLKVLNAKDLSKAPVEEAVEEDVEEVEADE
- a CDS encoding adenylate kinase, which gives rise to MTGKRVVITGVPGVGKTTVIEESMKRLAEEGTPYKAVNFGTCMFETAKAEGHVEDRDQMRTLDKDVQKELQRLAGKRIGEMEGNIIIDTHASVKTPGGYLPGLPEWVLAELHPDIVVLVETDDDQILMRRMGDESRRRDPEGSRSIAEHQGINRAFAAAYAMMTGCTVQIVRNDNYLLDRAVEAMTQVLR
- a CDS encoding flavodoxin domain-containing protein, which encodes MLRTCVVYESKYGTTAEVARAFALVLGPSRTCRPETFSEDLKSSDLFVIGTPIYNGEVAPSIRRFVETNASWLREKPVALFCTCIKLHRGRTYLTGLRTFLGEDVPAVAFGGRLRTADLDRDDRNALTFYGKRTGFILQDRDLLDLKAVAAYALALREKLECIDLMPEEELRARADRFLSAHSECVLATGHEKAVRATPVDYHYADGQIYIYSEGGAKFAHLVQNPRASVAVYDPHTSMEDVRGMQLTGSVEVIRPGEPGYEEALALRGLTREALAAFPADLNVIRITPDETVYLDASLGNEGYAVRQVVRDRTFIPSPRQQRL
- a CDS encoding 30S ribosomal protein S8 gives rise to the protein MARLNTIADAMSAIKNASDGGKSSVIVEPASKLLGAMLGLMQEAGYIGEFEYVEDGRGGQFKVTLIGRINRCGAITPRFATTLEEMESWETRYLPAKGFGLLMISTSKGVMSHDQARRDGIGGELVGYVY
- the ftsA gene encoding coenzyme F390 synthetase, translating into MARRYWDETTETMDRGDLDALVDERIRYTVRYAAEHSSFYKKWFAEEQIDPAAVTCHEDLLDLPVISGQVIREHQPPAAADFAFRSVKWDEVFTVHETSGTSGVPKTFFLTWEDWERYAEKYARAFTAQGIGTGDRLVLCTSYGMNIGANTMTLAARDMGVAVIPEGKCTFPVRVVRNYHPTAIVGSVFKLLRLARRLRAEGIEPQDSGVQRLVIGGEGFAAESRAHLEKVWGCEVYNTYGSTEGTMCGECQVKNGLHCPEDLVHVDLYDPALRRFVRDGEEGRLVLTTLLPPGGKAGTLLLNYDTEDWSRVVSRGTCPCGRTHMKIEPPWREAESVAVAGCAVNRVDIERAVFQPENMAYLTGEYEAFVYGEEDETVLRVSMECEDLAAADRNTIKNRFLETLFKDKPDLAEACEEGRCRVLFHFTAPGGLELAAVRGRPKRLVDRR
- a CDS encoding 50S ribosomal protein L6, which gives rise to MTTEKRVAIPEGVTVSIEGFTVAVKGPKGEISRDMRYPGVSIVLEDSEVVVSTESTRRRIVAMIGTYASHIQNMVEGVTKGFEYHMKVVYAHFPIQIKLQGDLLSINNFLGEKQPRIAKVLPGVTVKIGNDELTITGIDKERVGATAAKIERATKVRKRDTRVFQDGIYMVQKA
- the secY gene encoding preprotein translocase subunit SecY, with the protein product MGNLLDRMEPLLAAMPAVKSPEGHVHFKNKLVWTAAILLLYFFLTNIPVFGLDPSSQDTFLYFRALLAGASGSIVHLGIGPIVTASIVLQLLKGADLIQIDTSEARGQIMYMGLQKLLIFVMIVLEAAPNLFGGFMRPDMEIAQALFGGSAAAVSFLIFLQICLGGVLIFLMDEVVTKWGLGSGVGLFIIAGISQSLINGFLNWEAVADPYPVGFFPRLFAIGVSGGNYLQYFGADLLAFVTTIAIFLIVVYVESTRIEIPLAHARVRGARARFPVKLIYASVLPMILVRVLQANIQMFGMFLSNIGITVLGRFENQTPVDGLMYFLAPINSPQDWMWWVHDLGHAPWEVMLRLGIDFTFMVVGGAVFALFWVKTAGLDSSHVARQIQMSGMQIPGYRRNTQVLIKYLDRYIPRVTVIGGVLIGLLSVFANLFGVIGGVTGTGLLLTVSITYRLYEEVASEQIMEMYPFMRQFFGRE
- a CDS encoding uL15m family ribosomal protein produces the protein MPTNTRSKYRGSKTCGGGTHKNRRGAGNRGGKGRAGHRDHRWTHFLLAGEVHNGKHGFVSVTKTTVPVLDVGDVDQMVDFLLQIGIAEEEEGVIALDLTEIGVEKVLGGGQVTRALKLTAAAFSAQAKDKIEAAGGQALTD